The Budorcas taxicolor isolate Tak-1 chromosome 8, Takin1.1, whole genome shotgun sequence genome includes the window CTAGTTCCAGTACCAGCGTCGCTGCCGGCGCCTGGCTTCGAGGTCCAGAACACGAGCAGAGCCGTCGGTGGGCGGGACACTTAAGCCTCTGTTCACAGACCGCCAGTCCGGAAACCGCGGGCGCCAAGGCTCCTGCGAGCCCTTGCCAGGGAAGCTCCCGGTGCCAGCTGCGAGGACCCTCTCAGCTCTCTGCAAAGGGAACCAGCGTTGGTCCCCGCGACCCAGTGTCCCGGACCCCGCAGCTCCCAAATCCGCCGCCCGATCCTCGAAGGCAGCGGGGACGCCTCGGGGACACGGGACGGCTGCGCCATGACGGCCGAGAGCGGGCCGCCGGCGCCGCCGCCGCAGCCGGAGGCGCTGGCGGCCGTGAAGGAGGAGCGCGGTGAGGCGGGGGCCGGCGGGGGTACCGGCGGAGGCCGCGGGTCGCGGCGCCGGTGGGCGGCGGCGGAAGCGCCCCCTGCAGCGGGGCAAGCCGCCCTACAGCTACATCGCGCTCATTGCCATGGCCATAGCGCACGCGCCGGAGCGCCGCCTCACTCTGGGCGGCATCTACAAGTTCATCACCGAGCGTTTCCCCTTCTACCGCGACAACCCCAAAAAGTGGCAGAACAGCATCCGCCACAACCTCACGCTCAACGACTGCTTCCTCAAGATCCCGCGCGAGGCCGGCCGCCCGGGAAAGGGCAACTACTGGGCGCTCGATCCCAACGCCGAGGACATGTTCGAGAGCGGCAGCTTCCTGCGCCGCCGCAAGCGTTTCAAGCGCTCTGACCTGTCCACTTACCCGGCTTACATGCAGgacgcggccgccgccgccgccgccgctgcggccgccgccgctgccgccatCTTCCcgggtggggtgcccgctgcgcGCCCTCCTTACCCTGGCGCGGTCTATGCAGGCTATGCCGCACCGTCGCTCGCCGCGCCGCCCCCGGTCTACTACCCGGCTGCTTCGCCAGGCCCGTGCCGCGTCTTCGGCCTGGTGCCTGAGCGGCCGCTCAGCCCAGAACTGGGCCCCGCGCCATCGGGGCCCGCCGGTTCCTGCTCCTTTGCCTCGGCCGGCGGCTCTGCCGCTAGCACCGCTTACCAGCCAGCCGGCTGCGCCGGTGCCCGACCCGCCAACACTTCCGCCTATGCGGCCGCCTATGCTGGCCCCGACGGCACGTACTCGCAAGGGGCCAGCGGGGCCCTCTTCGCAGCGACTGGCCGATTGGCCGGGCCCGCTTCGCCCCCCGCGGGTGGCAGCAGCGGCGGCGTCGAGACTGCGGTGGACTTCTATGGGCGCACATCGCCGGGCCAGTTCGGAGCGCTGGGGCCCTGCTACAATCCTGGTGGGCAGCTTGGAGCGGGCAGTGGAGGCGCCTACCACGCTCGCCACGCGGCTGCCTATCCAGGCGCAGTGGATCGGTTCGTGTCCGCCATGTGAGCGGAGCATACAGGCGAAAATTCATAGATACCTCGACTGTCCTTAAGAACTAAGTATCCTGGAAACCTGAGGACAGGACTGGACAGAGGGCCGAATTGAGAACCATGTGGCAGGGACCGAGCCGGCGTGACAGGCGCAGACTCCCGGTACACCGCGTACACCGGGCGCCTACCGGGCAGCTTTGAAaatgggaggtggggagaaacGTCCGAGGCCCATGGACTGGGACAATAGACTCTCAGAGAGGCGCAGCTCCAAAGGTCTTGCCTTTGACATTCTACCGGGGAGGGGCCCTTAGCTCTAAAGAGGGCACAAGGTAGCGTCTACTCCAGAGTCTAGAGGAATGGTGGAGAATCACATGATTTCACTCTTCCCTGTACTTTTCGAAACTCTTTTTACACAGTTCGACTTCTTGTGCCTTTGAATACCTTATTACAATAAAAGACTCCTATAGCGTCTTCCTACATAAGGTGAGGAGGACAAATTTGCAAAAGaagtaactttttttaaaaaatgggaaagatCTCTGTTTAGCTGACGGAGGCCTGCTTTCCCAGCCTCTGAGAACTGCAAACCTGGCTCTGAATCTGAACTGTGCTGGGTTGCCACAGTGTGACCCAGTTCCATCACTCACAACCCGCAGTGTTCCCATGTGATATACAAGAGGGCTGCAGAATCCAGCCGTGCCCCATATGATCTTTAAGGGTCCATGAGGGTTGCTGCTGCCCTGTATATTTGGCAGCATGGGTGGGCCACCCAAGGCCTAACCTTACTCCAGGGAATGGGAACAGAGCTCATGGCAAGCAACTCTGGATTAGCTCCAGGCCCCGATTATGTCATAATTTCTTGAATCTTTTCAGCATGACGTGCTGATCATTCGGCAGCTATTACCGCTGGGTCATAAATGTGGTTTTCCAATGAGGCAGGTAGAAATACATTTGTCCATTGCCCACTCTTTCTTTTCATTAAGCCCTGGACCCAGTGGGTGAGTTAAAAGTCACAGAGATAACAAAactctcttgagtctcttggtgACAGCTTTCATTTTGTGGGCTGCCCCTTCCATCCCTGGCACCTTTGGCCGCACCTCGGTAGCCTCCTcatgcaaaaaagaaagagaaaaactaactGGGGCAGTCAGTTAGGCAGGCTTTAGAAAGAAACTGGTATTTAACTTTGTTTTGTTTCCGTTTATTTCTTTTAAGCTACAAGATGACcaagatcagaaaaaaataataaatccaaCCATTTCCCCCCCTTTCTCAGGAGATATCTTGTAAGTTTTGATTCTGGAGCAAAACTTTCTAGCATTAAATATTTCAGAGGCTTATTGTGCAGTTTCAGATAAACTTGAGTGTTCATATGAACTGTTTCTAATAAAGATCTTTGAGTAAGTGAGTTCTGGCAAAAGAAAGGCAGCCTCTTTCTGCGTAATTTACTAGGGAAGAGTTGGGGAGTGTGGGAAAGAAGACTAAAAACCattggtaatttttatttttaattttgcggATTGCTCTATCCTGTTCACAAAGACACGTGAATGTGATTCAGTCCAGACGGGTATCTGTCTAAAAAGTGCTGCCCAATAGAAATATCATGCAAGCTGCCTGTGTAACTAAGATTTTTCTGGTAGctgcatttgttttaaaaacaagtgaAATAGTGAGATTAATAATATACTGTATTTAACACAGTTTGTCCAAACTATCATTTCAAGGTATAATCAGTGTAAAAATTGTTGAGGTAGTCTATGTTTTTcatactaagtcttcaaaatctggAGTGTAttttacacttcagttcagttcagttcagtcgctcagtcgtgtccgactctttgcaaccccatgaatcgcctaAGTTTGGACTAACCACAAGCCAAGTGCTCAATAGCAGTGTGTGGTTGATGGCTACAGTGTTAGCACGAGTCTAGACACTGGTCCTTCCTGACTCTGATGGTAGTAATGGACCACCTGGAGGCAGGGAGCAGCTGCATCACTGACCCTACCACCAGCAGGTCCAGATTTCAGACCTAGCCCTGTGACCTTGGAAATGCCTAGGTGTTAGGCCTCCCTTATCTCCCTATGGATCCTTGCAGGTTGAAATTCAAAGGTTCTCACGTGCAGGTAGGCAGTCTGGCTCTCCCTGGCAGAAATCAGGATGCCTTGCCtagctggctgctgctgctgctgctgaatcgcttcagtcgtgtctgactatgtgcgaccccatagactacagcccttcaggctccccgtccctgggattctccaggtcaagaatactggagtgggttgccatttccttagctGGCAGTAGTCAGAAATTGAAAGGCTTCCACCCCAGGGTCTTGTCCTTGGCTGCCTAAAGCCCAGCTAGGGGATTAGGGCTGGAAAAAGGCAGTCTATGCGCCCCGTTAATGCGGTGGTTGACCctttctctgtgttttatttaGCAAATCCAATGCTTTGACAGCGCCAATAACGAGTCCCTTCTCTAGGGTCCTCATTTGTGAGTAGGAATTTGTGACCCCTCGCTCAGAGTCCTGAAGTTAAACGAATCAAGAGAGGTAGATAcgctttgtaaactgtaaagcgCTTGGCACACGAGGGAAGAAGGGCTTTACAATTAAAAAGCGCCGCCTTATCCAGAAGCCTCCTGGAGCGTCGAGGTAAAACCCGGGGTGAAGGAGAAAGATGGAGAGGCAAAGTGCACAAAGTCTTCACTCCCAACTCTCTCTGGAAACTGGGACGACAGGTGAGATGGCGCCAAAAGCCAGAGTATGTGATGGGAGAGGGGGAGCTGCGAGTTGGGAACCGGGCGCGCGCAGCGAGAGCCCCGAAAGACAGCGGGACTCTCGAGGTTTTGGAGAACGTCGGCGCTTTTCGGCCTCCTGCCTGCCGGCGGCACCAAATCTCGCGGGCCATCCGGGGGCTTCAACCACAGACGGGCCGAGCCGAGCCGACCCTCCACGCGGCCGAGCCGTCCGCGCGATTCTAGGACCTTGAGAGCATTCACGGCTGCGTCTACCGACAGTCCAACTCTCCGAACCCCCAAACCGCGAAACAGGACCTCCCCGTCTAGGGGCTCAGAGTCCGGAGGTgcgttt containing:
- the FOXE1 gene encoding LOW QUALITY PROTEIN: forkhead box protein E1 (The sequence of the model RefSeq protein was modified relative to this genomic sequence to represent the inferred CDS: deleted 1 base in 1 codon) — encoded protein: MTAESGPPAPPPQPEALAAVKEERGEAGAGGVPAEAAGRGAGGRRRKRPLQRGKPPYSYIALIAMAIAHAPERRLTLGGIYKFITERFPFYRDNPKKWQNSIRHNLTLNDCFLKIPREAGRPGKGNYWALDPNAEDMFESGSFLRRRKRFKRSDLSTYPAYMQDAAAAAAAAAAAAAAAIFPGGVPAARPPYPGAVYAGYAAPSLAAPPPVYYPAASPGPCRVFGLVPERPLSPELGPAPSGPAGSCSFASAGGSAASTAYQPAGCAGARPANTSAYAAAYAGPDGTYSQGASGALFAATGRLAGPASPPAGGSSGGVETAVDFYGRTSPGQFGALGPCYNPGGQLGAGSGGAYHARHAAAYPGAVDRFVSAM